Proteins encoded by one window of Manihot esculenta cultivar AM560-2 chromosome 10, M.esculenta_v8, whole genome shotgun sequence:
- the LOC110624746 gene encoding potassium channel AKT2/3, with product MEMRSTPSNDLYHLPFTMKRSWRNHHGHPQTPHHHHHQEDDTSLSVSSLSKIILPPLGVSSYNHNPVETKGWIVSPMNSKYRCWETFMVVLVAYSAWVYPFEVAFLNSSPNKMLYITDNIVDLFFAIDIVLTFFVAYIDSRTQLLVRDRTKISIRYLSTWFLMDVASTIPFEALAYFFTGKHSMGLSYSLLGMLRFWRLRRVKQLFTRLEKDIRFSYFWIRCARLIIVTLFLVHCAGCLYYLLADRYPHQGRTWIGAVIPNFRETSLWIRYISALYWSITTMTTVGYGDLHAVNTMEMIFIIFYMLFNLGLTAYLIGNMTNLVVEGTRRTMEFRNSIEAASNFVCRNRLPPRLKEQILAYMCLRFKAESLNQNHLIEQLPKSICKSICHHLFLPTVEKVYLFSGVSREILLLLVAEMKAEYIPPREDVIMQNEAPDDVYIIVSGEVEIIDSDLEKELVVGTLQSGDMFGEVGALCCKVQSFTFRTKTLSQLLKLKTSTLIDTMQTKQEDYVAIIKNFLQHHKKLKGLKLGESLVDDGEEDGDPNMAFNLLTVASTGNAAFLEELLRAKLDPDIGDSKGRTPLHVAASKGHEDCVLALLRHGCNINLRDVNGNTALWEALSSKHQSVFRILYHFSNIDDPHTAGELLCKAAKENDLTMMKELLKHGLNVDAKDRQGKTAVQIAMAQNYVDMVDLLVMNGADVSAANTSEFSSTTLNEMLQKREIGHRITVPDTVTSDEVILKRNQEEEEGNSSGKSNGWECRRVSIYRGHPLIRKETCCLEPGRLIRLPNSMEELKSIAGEKFGFDARNAMVTDEEGSEIDSIEVIRDNDKLFIVEDPNSSM from the exons ATGGAAATGAGATCAACTCCAAGTAATGATCTTTATCATCTACCCTTTACCATGAAGAGGAGCTGGAGAAACCACCATGGACACCCACAAACTCCTCACCATCATCACCATCAAGAAGATGATACATCTCTTTCTGTTTCTAGCTTGTCCAAGATTATTCTTCCACCTCTGGGTGTCTCTAGCTACAACCACAATCCTGTAGAGACTAAAGGTTGGATTGTATCTCCTATGAACTCCAAATACAG GTGTTGGGAGACATTTATGGTGGTTTTGGTAGCTTACTCGGCATGGGTTTATCCATTTGAAGTAGCATTTCTGAATTCTTCTCCAAATAAAATGCTTTACATTACAGACAACATCGTTGATCTGTTTTTCGCCATTGATATTGTCTTAACCTTCTTTGTTGCTTATATTGATTCGAGAACCCAGCTACTCGTCCGTGACAGAACAAAGATTTCTATCAG GTACCTATCAACTTGGTTCTTGATGGATGTGGCATCCACTATCCCATTTGAAGCCTTGGCCTACTTCTTCACCGGCAAACATTCTATGGGTCTCTCTTATTCCCTCTTGGGTATGCTCAGATTTTGGCGTCTCCGGCGAGTTAAGCAGCTCTTCACTAG GCTGGAGAAGGATATAAGGTTTAGTTATTTCTGGATCAGATGTGCTAGGTTAATAATT GTGACACTGTTTCTAGTGCATTGTGCTGGGTGCCTATATTACTTACTAGCTGACAGATACCCACACCAAGGAAGAACATGGATAGGTGCTGTGATCCCAAATTTCAGAGAAACAAGCCTTTGGATTAGATACATTTCAGCTTTATATTGGTCCATAACCACCATGACCACAGTTGGTTATGGAGATCTCCACGCTGTGAACACCATGGAAATGATCTTCATCATCTTCTACATGCTCTTCAACCTTGGCCTCACTGCTTATTTGATCGGTAACATGACGAATCTCGTCGTCGAAGGAACTCGCAGGACCATGGAATTT AGGAATAGCATTGAAGCAGCATCAAATTTTGTGTGCAGAAACCGGTTGCCCCCGAGATTGAAAGAGCAGATTTTGGCTTATATGTGTCTGAGATTTAAAGCTGAGAGCTTGAACCAGAATCATCTGATTGAACAATTGCCAAAATCAATCTGCAAAAGCATCTGCCATCATTTGTTTTTGCCAACTGTGGAGAAAGTCTATCTTTTCAGCGGAGTCTCCAGAGAAATTCTCTTGCTCCTG GTTGCTGAGATGAAAGCTGAGTACATTCCACCAAGAGAAGATGTGATTATGCAAAATGAAGCACCTGATGATGTTTATATAATTGTTTCTGGAGAAGTAGAAATTATTGATTCTGATCTAGAAAAGGAGCTAGTAGTTGGTACTCTGCAGTCTGGAGACATGTTTGGAGAAGTGGGTGCACTTTGTTGCAAGGTACAAAGCTTCACATTTCGAACCAAGACACTTTCACAACTCCTGAAGCTCAAAACCAGTACTCTGATAGATACTATGCAGACCAAACAAGAAGATTATGTAGCTATAATTAAAAACTTTCTCCAG CATCACAAGAAGCTCAAGGGTTTGAAGCTTGGGGAATCTCTGGTTGATGATGGAGAAGAAGATGGTGATCCAAACATGGCCTTCAACTTGTTGACAGTAGCAAGCACAGGAAATGCTGCTTTTCTTGAAGAACTTCTCAGGGCAAAGTTGGATCCTGATATTGGAGACTCTAAGGGGAGAACCCCATTG CATGTTGCAGCGTCAAAAGGGCATGAGGATTGTGTCCTGGCACTACTAAGACATGGATGCAACATAAACTTGAGAG ATGTTAATGGAAACACTGCTTTATGGGAAGCTTTATCATCAAAGCACCAATCTGTATTTAGAATTCTGTATCACTTTTCCAACATTGATGATCCTCACACTGCTGGTGAACTTTTATGCAAAGCTGCAAAAGAAAATGATCTGACAATGATGAAGGAACTCTTGAAACACGGGCTGAATGTCGATGCGAAAGATCGACAAGGAAAAACAGCAGTCCAAATTGCCATGGCACAGAATTATGTAGACATGGTAGACTTACTGGTAATGAATGGTGCAGATGTTTCTGCAGCAAACACAAGTGAGTTTTCTTCTACAACTCTGAATGAAATGCTGCAAAAGAGAGAAATTGGACACAGGATTACAGTGCCTGATACAGTAACTAGTGATGAAGTGATTTTAAAGAGGAatcaagaagaggaagaaggcaACTCATCTGGCAAATCCAATGGATGGGAATGCAGAAGAGTAAGCATATATAGAGGCCACCCTCTGATTAGGAAAGAGACTTGCTGCTTGGAACCTGGGAGATTAATCAGATTGCCAAATTCAATGGAGGAGCTCAAGAGCATTGCAG GTGAAAAGTTTGGATTTGATGCAAGAAATGCCATGGTAACAGATGAAGAAGGTTCAGAAATTGACTCCATTGAAGTGATTAGAGATAATGACAAGCTTTTCATAGTTGAAGATCCAAATTCCTCAATGTAA